The Calditrichota bacterium genome includes a region encoding these proteins:
- a CDS encoding outer membrane beta-barrel protein: protein MKRIAVLALTAVMILPVAAMAGGRFSLGPRVGYYKAQDADEGKLFAGAAARLHLTSALGVEGSVDFRKEEYMRGRMTVTSWPVMVTGLVYPLPILYGLIGAGWYNSKVEYTPLAGLLAGEPENEQQFGWHFGLGLEIPLGSLCLAGDVRYVFLDYDFSAVPGSEEVKADFYAATLGLLIRL from the coding sequence ATGAAAAGAATTGCCGTGCTCGCCCTCACTGCTGTGATGATTCTCCCCGTTGCCGCCATGGCGGGCGGACGCTTTTCGCTCGGGCCCCGTGTGGGGTACTACAAGGCCCAAGATGCCGACGAAGGGAAGCTCTTTGCGGGCGCCGCGGCGCGACTGCACCTCACCTCGGCCCTCGGCGTAGAGGGTTCTGTGGACTTTCGCAAGGAAGAGTACATGCGCGGGCGGATGACCGTTACCAGCTGGCCGGTAATGGTCACCGGCCTAGTCTATCCGTTGCCCATCTTGTACGGCCTGATCGGCGCGGGTTGGTACAACAGCAAAGTTGAATACACGCCGCTGGCCGGACTCTTGGCCGGAGAACCAGAGAACGAGCAGCAGTTCGGCTGGCACTTTGGCCTGGGATTGGAAATACCTCTCGGCAGCCTGTGTCTGGCAGGAGACGTGCGGTACGTCTTCCTCGACTATGACTTTTCTGCCGTGCCGGGCAGCGAAGAGGTGAAAGCGGACTTTTACGCAGCCACCCTCGGGTTGCTCATCCGTCTGTAG